One Bythopirellula goksoeyrii genomic window, CGACCAAATAGCGAGCGTCACCCAGCTGATATTGCACATCGGCAAAACTAGGACCACTTTGGGACTCATCGTGGATCGTTGATGGCCAAAACCGGCGCAAGATCATACTCTTCACATGCTCAGACCAATTGCGATAATCTTCGGCTCGATCATTCTCGCCATGGTGATCAAGCATGTCGGCATGGCATTGAAGACAACGGTGCCAGAGCACCTCGTCATAAAGCACATGATAGCTACGGGCGAATAGGTCGGTCCAATCTCCCGCTTCTGGGATCTCCAGCAGGCCACAATTGTTAGCGTCGAGGGCACCGAGCCAATCCACGGCTTTCTGCAAAGTGTCTCGAAACTCCTCCGCCAGCGACCAATCCCCGAGATGTCGGCAAAGGTGGTGGACGGCGATGATCGTCCACAAGGCACTGTCGATCGAAGTGATTCCCCCTACGCCACCGTACTCGGGCTCGTCCGAATCAATCAGCACATGCGCCGGAAGTTGCCCAGCAGGTGCCTGATGGGAGAGAATCGTACGAAGGGTTTGGAATTGGCAATTTCGGATATGCTCGTCATCCAGATCAAGCGTCCAAATGATCGTTTTGGCTCCGTCGCGGGCCCATACGGAGCGATAGTTTGCGTCTGTTCCACAAACTTGGTTGTCATTGAGCGAACAGGCTGAGAAACCCTTGGGCGTGATGTTCCGCTCCAGGGCATCGACAGCCCGGCCATAGCCCAACTGCAAGAGAGCTTGGTCCTCTGCGGTAAGATTGCTGTAGTGACTGGGATCAAAAAGGATGGGCTTCGGCAAAACAGTGGCTCCTTCAGGGCAGAGACGCGACAATCACTCACAGACAACATGCTAACCAAACCTAGCATGATAACAGAAACACTTTACCGTGGGGGTAGTGATTGGGCAGATTATGCGGATGTTTTTTTAGCACACAGTTGTCGACTATCAGCCGCATCACGCTAGCGACTCGTTCCTCTGGCAAAGCATAACAACCGGATGCTAGCGCACCGTGGATGATGTAAATACGAGTAAATTTACGTCTCTATTCAACGTCTCAATTCAAAAGGAGTCAGCGAATCCTGGTAGCGCTCTAACGACTGCGCTGGTTCAAGGTTAAAGACAGCCCGCCCATTGGTGGTCCAAGAGTGGTCTCGATAAGCAAAGATAGCCGTGGCACATCGCAGATTGCTCACTGCTTCGACATCTTCCATGTCTCCCCCTGCGATGGCTTCGAAGCTGATCGAGGCGGTTACAAGTGCATACAATTCGCCAGTTAGCTGATCGGTCGCAAACAGCGGTTCGCCGGAGAGTTCGCAGTTTTTCCAGGTCAGCCCCCGAGGCTTGCCGGTGGCATCTGCTGCGGCCAAGAATTTCTCTGTCAGAACTGGACGTTGCTCTTCGAACGATTGAATCGCATCTCTGCGAGTAGCCTCGATTTGAGCTTTTCGCCACCTTCTCCACAGTGCACCAGAGACTATAGCAATTCCTAAGCCAATTAAACAAACGACGAAAAATCGCATGCAGCAACTTCAAATTGAGGATCTGGGGGTCACACTACTAGCAAGTGTAAGAGAAAAGTGTGCTGTTTGACAGGCAATGCTGCTTCCATATGGTGCGAAGTTGCATAAAACCCGAGCAGTAAGCGTCAGTTTTGAGGCGATCTCTGCGGACGAGATTGTGGCGCAGGGAGCACTTGGTGGTCGGACTCGCCGGGGAAAGAAAATAAAGAATCCCCGGGTTCCGGTAGTAAAACACTGTCTTCGGTGCCAGAGTGATCTGGAGTGACCAGAGCATCAAGCTCAGCATGGCAACCGGGGCTCTCAAATCCGCCACGGAAGGATTCGCAGTAGGCCAAGCCACTAGAGAGACATCCCCGAGTATGCACACAGCGAGGGACTCGAAGCGGCGCACAGCCATGAGTCCGAATCATCGGTACGTGGTGCCCTGGCCCGCAACCAAAGCCACAGTATTGTGCATGGGTACTGGGCAAGTGCCAGTAGCCTATTGATTGGGCAGATGAAGTGCCCGCCAACATTAGTGCCAAGAGAGCGGCACAGCAGAATTGGCGATGCAAAGACATTTGCTTTCTTCCATGAAGGGCAAAATCGAACGGATACTAACTGCATCGAACTACGATAACGTCGTTCATTAATTATAGCGCTGAGGAGTTGCCAATCATTTCACATTAATCCTTCGAGGGGGCATCAAGACCGGAATAACCCGACGACTCAATCTACGCACCTAGGCAATGCTCCCCCGACCTGAGCCGAAGGGCCCTACCACAAAGCATCTCCGGGTTAGTTGAGAACCACTGAGGTAGTCCGGACAGGAGCAACTCTCGGCAGCTTCATGGAATCTTAATGACTCATTAACAATCGCTCTATTTAGACAATGCTCACAAATTCTTCATAGATCCTTCACCCTGTCGCGCTAAACTCCAGCCATGGGATTGGGCTTGTAGTCCCAGTCCGTGGTTTTCAGTTTCTTAAACTTACGACAGATGGAGTGGATTTAATGAGAATCTTACTGTGTGCGGCGGCTTTGGCCGCTTTGTTAAGCAGCCAGGCGATGGCTGCCTTTGACTTGCGAATTACCGAAATTTGGCCCGGAAATACCGATGGCGAGAATCTGACCGATGATTGGTTTGAAGTAACCAATTATGGTGATATGGCCTGGGTGGAAGCGACCGACGGTAATCTCTATTTTGACGACGATTCTTTCGATGCCACTACAGCAGACCTTTTGTTTGGCGTGGATACTATTGCTCCCGGCGAGTCTGTCATCTTTGTCGATGGAAACGCAGGAACAGGGGGGATCAACACCTTTTTATGGGCCGATACTTGGGGCACTTTGGTTAGCCCACTTCCTCAAGTTGGCTCCTACGAGGGGTCCGGACTTGGTCAAGGTGGGGATGCAATCGGATTGTGGATAACTTCAGTGGCACCAACAGGGTCACCTGACATCACTGGTTCCTATCCCGACGGCAATGGCTCCCTTGGAGGTTCTTACGACCTCGTTCTCGGATCATTCAGCACAGTAGGCAATGCCGCAGGTGCTGTGGCAACTGCCGTCAACGATATCGGCGAACCTGCTATTGGCTCACCCGGCTCGGTTGGAGTCCCAGAACCAGCTAGCTTGGCATTGGTTGGCATGAGTTTGGTTGTCTTTAGCCTGCGACGCCGGTAATTACACTTCGATCTTCAATGTGACCATTAGATACCCCGTTCTGAACCCTTTCAGAACGGGGATTGTTTTTATACGAATTCAAGGACAATTCCTATGACTAACCCAATATTACGCTGCGTACTGGTCTTAATTGCGGGACTATCTTCTCAGTCCAATACCTTCGCTATTAGCTTTCACTTTGGTACCGACATTGGGGGCGAGAACAATGCTTACGTGGGACAACCCATGGCGAATATTGTCTCTGAGGGCACTACAGCAACTTTCATGGCTGCACCTATAGGCACCTTGTTAGACGATAGCGACGCACAAGGACTAGGTATCGATTCAAGAAGTCTATCAGATGCAATCGATGGGACTGCAACAGGTGACAGAACTAAATTCAATCTTCTCGAAGGAAGCCACAATTCGACCAGCCTTGGTGAGTCTCTCACTTTCTCATTCAATCAGGCAGGTGTACTCAACGACATCTTGTTTGATGGCGTTAAAGACGAGACACTCGAATACTTCATATTGACCTTTCCCAATGGATATCAGATCACTATCTTTGACTCCCAGGCCGAATACCGACTCGATCTACAAGGATATCATCTGACCGACTTGAACGTGCCAAACCCTATCGAGTGTCAATTCGAGGACGATGATTTAACAGGGATCAACTATCCATACCTTGCGGATGAGGTATTTACACTCACCTATGGCGAAGGCAACTATGCCGATGTGCCGAACTACAGGACCAATCCACGTTTTCCTCAATTTCCCAATGACGTGGGAGACGGATCGCGACTCCAGGGCATCGTAGTGACCTCGATCCCCGAGCCAACAAGTGTCCTGCTGTTCCTGCTTAGCTGCGGAGGTTTGACGATGTGGCGACACCCAGGCGGTAGTGCAAATCATTCCGAAATCAATTCTTCGCCATTCCGCGTACATAGAGCGAAATAGACGTCACGCTCAGTGTCGTCCCGCAGGAATTGCACCGAGCCATCGCAGCGAAGCGTCTGAACGCCGCCAGGATGGTCAGAGAAGAATTCCTCATAAGCAAATTGATACTTGGCAGCGGGATTAATCGCCGAGATCTTTTCCCCACAAACAGGACTCTCAGGATCTAGCTTCACTCGGCTAATATTCTTATCACTAGCCCAGGCGCCTGAAAACTCGTCCGTTGACAACGTATTCTCGCCGTTGCATTTGAGACCTTCCTCAGCACCGCGACCGCTCGATTCGCCAATCAGGATAGTGTAAGTGGCACCATCGGTAATCTCTTTGAACCGAACTACTGCGGATGAGCATGTTTCATTCTTGTTTAAACAGAGCCCCCCCGATTGCAAATACATCAGAATTCCCCGATCCAGTTTAAGGCTCGTGAAATTGCTCCCTCCTTCAGTCCCGTACGTAATTCCTGAGACTTTGTTTATGACATCCCAATCAGGTCCACGGATTCCCATATAATCAATGGTACCAAGTCCATTGCCCGTATGACCGGAGGAGCCTGAGGCCTCTGGCAGGCCAGTGAGTCGACCATCGTTTCCTCGAAAATTCTGTATGCGACCTGTACTAGGGCAACGATAGACATCGATCACCGTATTGGACGGCCCCGTGAGATCTGGGCGGTTGTTTGGTAATTCGGTTACACCAAACTTTAGATCGAATTGATTGAATACGCTTTGCTGCTCGATGTAGGGCAGATGCCAAACCGACCAGGAGAGGGCACGCTTTTCCGTAAGTCCGGCAGGCTTAAATTGCCCGGGTGGAAAGCTCTTGCGTGAACTCTCGTAGTTGAGCATGCCCAATCCTATCTGCTTCAGGTTGCTCATGCACTGGGCCCTGCGGGCTGCCTCACGAGCAGACTGAATTGCCGGTAACAAGAGAGCAACTAGCACTCCAATAATGGCGATAACAACCAACAACTCGACCAAGGTGAACGCTTTGAGCGAGCCACACGGTCGGCGCTTTTTAGTACGAAACATAGATGCCTCCAAGCAATGATTTACTCGTATCAGATTCCACAGGATCGAAATTTTATTCGCGGCGCTTCCGCCATAAGGCGACACTTCCCAAAACCAAGAGAACAAGGGAGGACGGTTCAGGGACGGCTACTACAATGCCAACCAAAGCACCTGCCCCTGTCCCGTAGTTGGTACGCCAAAGTGCTAAATCTGCACCCTCAA contains:
- a CDS encoding DUF1559 family PulG-like putative transporter gives rise to the protein MFRTKKRRPCGSLKAFTLVELLVVIAIIGVLVALLLPAIQSAREAARRAQCMSNLKQIGLGMLNYESSRKSFPPGQFKPAGLTEKRALSWSVWHLPYIEQQSVFNQFDLKFGVTELPNNRPDLTGPSNTVIDVYRCPSTGRIQNFRGNDGRLTGLPEASGSSGHTGNGLGTIDYMGIRGPDWDVINKVSGITYGTEGGSNFTSLKLDRGILMYLQSGGLCLNKNETCSSAVVRFKEITDGATYTILIGESSGRGAEEGLKCNGENTLSTDEFSGAWASDKNISRVKLDPESPVCGEKISAINPAAKYQFAYEEFFSDHPGGVQTLRCDGSVQFLRDDTERDVYFALCTRNGEELISE
- a CDS encoding PEP-CTERM sorting domain-containing protein (PEP-CTERM proteins occur, often in large numbers, in the proteomes of bacteria that also encode an exosortase, a predicted intramembrane cysteine proteinase. The presence of a PEP-CTERM domain at a protein's C-terminus predicts cleavage within the sorting domain, followed by covalent anchoring to some some component of the (usually Gram-negative) cell surface. Many PEP-CTERM proteins exhibit an unusual sequence composition that includes large numbers of potential glycosylation sites. Expression of one such protein has been shown restore the ability of a bacterium to form floc, a type of biofilm.), which translates into the protein MTNPILRCVLVLIAGLSSQSNTFAISFHFGTDIGGENNAYVGQPMANIVSEGTTATFMAAPIGTLLDDSDAQGLGIDSRSLSDAIDGTATGDRTKFNLLEGSHNSTSLGESLTFSFNQAGVLNDILFDGVKDETLEYFILTFPNGYQITIFDSQAEYRLDLQGYHLTDLNVPNPIECQFEDDDLTGINYPYLADEVFTLTYGEGNYADVPNYRTNPRFPQFPNDVGDGSRLQGIVVTSIPEPTSVLLFLLSCGGLTMWRHPGGSANHSEINSSPFRVHRAK
- a CDS encoding PEP-CTERM sorting domain-containing protein; amino-acid sequence: MRILLCAAALAALLSSQAMAAFDLRITEIWPGNTDGENLTDDWFEVTNYGDMAWVEATDGNLYFDDDSFDATTADLLFGVDTIAPGESVIFVDGNAGTGGINTFLWADTWGTLVSPLPQVGSYEGSGLGQGGDAIGLWITSVAPTGSPDITGSYPDGNGSLGGSYDLVLGSFSTVGNAAGAVATAVNDIGEPAIGSPGSVGVPEPASLALVGMSLVVFSLRRR
- a CDS encoding amylo-alpha-1,6-glucosidase, with protein sequence MPKPILFDPSHYSNLTAEDQALLQLGYGRAVDALERNITPKGFSACSLNDNQVCGTDANYRSVWARDGAKTIIWTLDLDDEHIRNCQFQTLRTILSHQAPAGQLPAHVLIDSDEPEYGGVGGITSIDSALWTIIAVHHLCRHLGDWSLAEEFRDTLQKAVDWLGALDANNCGLLEIPEAGDWTDLFARSYHVLYDEVLWHRCLQCHADMLDHHGENDRAEDYRNWSEHVKSMILRRFWPSTIHDESQSGPSFADVQYQLGDARYLVAQVSPFNYSWRCDVYGNLLAYLTKLVDKDRAMMTFRFLWGVGVNEPGPVRNMYPPIHAGDPEWRDYFAVNVLNLPNHYHNGGIWPFIGGLWVRYIHKLGMPEVARRELVKLASLCSQGVKNEWEFNEWHHAETGRPMGKAYQAWSAASFVKACHDLHLEPEPDGQF